The following are encoded together in the Synchiropus splendidus isolate RoL2022-P1 chromosome 7, RoL_Sspl_1.0, whole genome shotgun sequence genome:
- the tcima gene encoding transcriptional and immune response regulator a, with translation MSASASAECRRVSPCVHGYKFDTAHRKKAVANIFESVNQDAVMRLFQKTGDMKAEERVRSIFSYSHDPEATSRALMALKQRKKDKFLRIAGMLRQLLTVR, from the coding sequence ATGTCCGCGTCCGCAAGCGCCGAGTGCCGCCGCGTCAGCCCGTGCGTCCACGGCTACAAGTTCGACACGGCGCACCGCAAGAAGGCGGTGGCCAACATCTTCGAGAGCGTCAACCAGGACGCGGTGATGCGCCTCTTCCAGAAGACCGGGGACATGAAGGCGGAGGAGCGCGTGCGGAGCATCTTCTCCTACAGCCACGACCCGGAGGCCACGTCCCGCGCGCTGATGGCGCTCAAGCAGCGGAAGAAGGACAAGTTCCTGCGGATCGCTGGGATGTTGCGGCAGCTGCTGACGGTGCGCTGA